The Vulpes lagopus strain Blue_001 chromosome 6, ASM1834538v1, whole genome shotgun sequence genome has a segment encoding these proteins:
- the LOC121492586 gene encoding 60S acidic ribosomal protein P1-like — protein sequence MTSTGPCSAAQLMGTTAFIWELTGIYSAIILHGSSVVTVPEPRINALIKAAVVNIEPCRPGLCAKALAEVKIGHPTYWVGVVDLLHQEVLLPSTPPPQPCTTAVHGEEKVEAKKKNLKSPMMMCTLVCLAKALP from the coding sequence ATGACTAGCACTGGGCCCTGCAGCGCTGCCCAGCTCATGGGCACCACGGCCTTCATCTGGGAGCTCACCGGCATCTACTCAGCCATCATCCTGCATGGCAGCAGTGTGGTGACAGTCCCGGAGCCTAGGATCAATGCCCTCATTAAAGCAGCGGTTGTGAACATTGAACCTTGCCGGCCAGGCttgtgtgcaaaggccctggctGAGGTCAAGATTGGGCACCCCACCTACTGGGTAGGGGTGGTGGACCTGCTCCATCAGGAAGTCctgctcccctccaccccccccccccaaccctgcacCACTGCTGTCCATGGTGAGGAGAAAGTGGAAGCAAAGAAGAAGAATCTGAAGAGTCCCATGATGATGTGCACTTTGGTCTGTCTGGCTAAAGCCCTTCCGTAA